From the genome of Nocardia mangyaensis:
CACTCCCGCGGCCTCCGGTTCGTCGTGTGCCGCGCCTCGACCAGGTCCATGCGGAGAAACTCGTTGATGCGCAACAGTTTCGGCGGGCGGGCCACGTCGGCGGGCATGGCCTCGAAAGCCTCGTCTCGGCCGACCACCCGTGGCGCGGTGAGTTCCAAGTCGTGCCCCTCCACTCGCAGACGCGCGCTTCCGCTGGTCAAAATGTTGCGCACCCAGTCCGAACCCGATCCGTAGACGAGCACGAACAGGTAGCCGCCC
Proteins encoded in this window:
- a CDS encoding nitroreductase family deazaflavin-dependent oxidoreductase; amino-acid sequence: MPMPRWWGHINKRVFNPRAVASGKWPVLTHVGRASGTTYRTPLDAHPVEGGYLFVLVYGSGSDWVRNILTSGSARLRVEGHDLELTAPRVVGRDEAFEAMPADVARPPKLLRINEFLRMDLVEARHTTNRRPRE